From Granulicella sp. WH15, the proteins below share one genomic window:
- a CDS encoding LysR family transcriptional regulator, which produces MILRHLEFLTALAREKHFARAAACCRVTQSTLSAGIKQMEESLGVLLVERGQRFVGLTPEGEKALEWAKHVIADYEGLQQGLSEMRRGLTGYLKVGAIPVTLPIISLLTTPFAKHHPQTHTVIRSLTSIEIQRGIDELTLDIGMTYLDNEPLARVRRLQLYTEHYVFLTRVSPSMQGRKTIPWLEAASYPLCLLTSDMQNRRIIDTHFREAGAEVHAAIETNSLITLWSHLKFGQWSTVVPNSFLSLIGEVDGLTSLALVEPEASHVVGLVASDRDPLPPIARAFLDAAKLIDLRKEVDKQMNRSTT; this is translated from the coding sequence ATGATTCTTCGGCATCTGGAATTTCTTACAGCCTTGGCACGTGAAAAGCACTTTGCGCGCGCGGCAGCTTGTTGTCGTGTGACGCAGTCGACACTCTCTGCTGGGATTAAACAGATGGAGGAGAGTCTCGGTGTTCTGCTGGTCGAGCGCGGACAGCGCTTTGTGGGGCTTACTCCTGAAGGAGAGAAAGCCCTTGAATGGGCCAAGCATGTGATCGCAGACTATGAAGGTCTGCAACAGGGCTTGTCTGAGATGCGGCGGGGACTGACGGGATATCTGAAGGTTGGGGCGATCCCGGTTACGCTGCCAATCATCTCGCTGCTCACTACGCCATTCGCCAAGCATCATCCGCAGACCCATACAGTCATCCGCAGCCTGACCTCGATTGAAATCCAGAGAGGCATTGATGAGCTGACGCTCGATATAGGAATGACGTATCTCGACAACGAGCCGCTTGCGAGGGTGCGCCGGCTCCAGCTCTACACCGAGCATTACGTCTTCCTGACTCGGGTGAGTCCGAGCATGCAAGGACGTAAGACGATTCCGTGGCTGGAGGCGGCGAGTTATCCCCTTTGCCTGCTGACCTCCGATATGCAGAACCGCAGGATTATCGACACACACTTCCGAGAGGCAGGAGCAGAGGTCCATGCAGCTATCGAGACGAACTCACTCATCACGTTGTGGTCGCACTTGAAGTTCGGTCAGTGGTCCACCGTTGTGCCGAACTCCTTTCTGTCCTTGATTGGAGAGGTTGATGGGCTTACTTCGCTCGCACTTGTCGAACCGGAGGCTTCTCATGTGGTTGGCCTCGTTGCCTCGGATCGAGACCCCTTACCTCCTATTGCCCGGGCTTTTCTGGATGCGGCAAAACTGATCGACCTTCGTAAAGAGGTGGACAAGCAGATGAACCGTTCAACGACGTGA
- a CDS encoding NAD-dependent formate dehydrogenase, translated as MAKILCVLYDDPVTGYPKSYARNDIPKIDHYPGGQTAPTPEAIDFTPGELLGSVSGELGLRKYLEGLGHTLVVTSDKEGADSVFDRELPDADIVISQPFWPAYLTPERIEKAKKLKLAITAGIGSDHVNLEAAIKHGITVAEVTYSNSISVSEHVVMMILSLVRNYLPSYEWVLKSGWNIADCVERSYDLEGMHVGTVAAGRIGLAVLKRLKAFDVKLHYFDQYRLPESVEKELGLTHHTSVEDMVKVCDVVTINAPLHPGTLDLFNDELIGKMKRGAYLVNTARGLICNRDAVVRALESGQLAGYAGDVWYPQPAPQDHPWRTMPHHGMTPHISGTSLSAQTRYAAGTREILECFFEGRPIRDEYLIVDGGKLAGAGAHSYTVKK; from the coding sequence ATGGCAAAGATACTTTGTGTGCTTTACGACGATCCCGTTACCGGTTATCCCAAGAGCTACGCTCGCAACGACATTCCCAAGATCGACCACTATCCGGGTGGGCAGACGGCTCCTACTCCGGAGGCGATTGACTTCACCCCCGGCGAATTACTCGGCAGTGTCTCCGGCGAGCTTGGTTTGCGCAAGTACCTCGAAGGTCTTGGCCACACCCTTGTCGTCACGTCGGATAAGGAAGGCGCAGACTCGGTCTTCGACCGTGAGTTGCCCGACGCGGACATTGTCATCTCGCAGCCATTCTGGCCCGCCTACCTGACACCGGAGCGCATCGAGAAGGCAAAGAAGCTGAAGCTGGCGATTACGGCCGGCATCGGATCCGACCATGTCAATCTTGAAGCCGCCATCAAGCACGGCATCACCGTTGCCGAGGTGACGTACTCCAACAGCATCAGCGTCTCCGAGCATGTGGTGATGATGATCCTCTCTCTGGTGCGCAACTACCTTCCGTCGTACGAATGGGTTCTCAAGAGCGGCTGGAATATTGCGGACTGCGTCGAACGTTCTTACGATCTCGAAGGGATGCACGTGGGCACGGTTGCCGCGGGCCGCATTGGACTCGCGGTGCTGAAGCGCCTGAAGGCCTTCGACGTGAAGCTGCACTACTTCGATCAGTATCGGCTTCCGGAGAGCGTCGAGAAGGAGCTTGGCCTGACTCATCACACGAGCGTTGAAGACATGGTCAAGGTCTGCGATGTGGTGACGATCAATGCGCCGTTGCACCCGGGCACGCTCGACCTGTTCAACGATGAGTTGATCGGCAAGATGAAGCGCGGCGCTTACCTTGTGAACACCGCGCGTGGCCTGATCTGCAATCGTGATGCGGTTGTTCGCGCGTTGGAGAGCGGACAGCTGGCCGGATATGCCGGTGATGTCTGGTATCCGCAGCCCGCTCCGCAGGATCATCCCTGGAGGACGATGCCGCATCATGGGATGACCCCGCACATCTCGGGCACATCGCTCTCCGCTCAAACCCGCTATGCGGCAGGCACGCGCGAGATACTGGAGTGCTTCTTCGAAGGGCGTCCCATCCGAGATGAGTACCTGATCGTGGATGGCGGCAAGCTCGCTGGTGCTGGAGCGCACTCCTATACCGTGAAGAAGTAA
- the cynS gene encoding cyanase, with the protein MQKPSEGSPILYTAALLGQMTLTKDEAGKLAKLLDLEESEAIQLTEPPYRGSLSTVPPTDPLIYRFYELIQTYGTTWKALIEEEFGDGIMSAIDFGMAIEREENPKGDRVRITMSGKFLSYRRY; encoded by the coding sequence TTGCAGAAGCCATCGGAGGGATCGCCGATCTTGTATACGGCTGCGCTGCTCGGCCAGATGACGCTGACAAAGGACGAAGCTGGCAAGCTTGCGAAGCTGCTGGACCTGGAGGAATCGGAAGCAATCCAGCTTACTGAACCGCCCTATAGAGGTTCGCTATCGACAGTCCCTCCGACAGATCCGTTGATCTATCGCTTCTATGAACTGATACAAACCTACGGCACTACCTGGAAGGCACTTATCGAGGAAGAGTTCGGGGACGGCATCATGAGCGCGATCGACTTCGGTATGGCAATCGAACGTGAGGAGAACCCGAAGGGTGACCGCGTGCGCATCACTATGTCCGGCAAGTTTCTCTCTTATAGACGCTACTAA
- a CDS encoding CHY zinc finger protein → MIPALCSDRHVKLLKPDVRGVEVDAETRCVHYHSPLDIIAIKMACCGIYYACKDCHETLAGHAIEVWPHAEWNVRAVLCGACGCELTIHEYMDSGYSCPHCKAGFNPGCRNHYRFYFAPEDRA, encoded by the coding sequence ATGATTCCTGCATTGTGTTCTGATAGGCATGTGAAGCTGCTAAAACCAGATGTCCGAGGAGTGGAAGTGGATGCGGAGACCCGATGCGTCCATTACCACTCTCCGCTCGACATCATTGCTATCAAGATGGCTTGCTGCGGCATCTACTATGCCTGCAAAGACTGCCACGAAACTCTAGCTGGCCATGCCATTGAAGTCTGGCCGCATGCAGAGTGGAATGTTCGAGCGGTTCTTTGTGGTGCGTGCGGGTGCGAGTTGACGATCCACGAATACATGGACAGCGGATACTCGTGCCCGCACTGCAAGGCTGGCTTTAACCCCGGCTGCAGGAACCATTACCGCTTCTACTTTGCACCCGAAGATAGAGCTTGA
- a CDS encoding GAF domain-containing protein has protein sequence MSENTFAQILSEVNTCAKSANDLASLQNFIVEIIPQRLSYYNWTGFYMLDPDDPETLVLGPFRGAPTEHVRIPVNQGICGAAVAQNDTVIVDDVNSDPRYLACSLETRSEIVVPIRVNDAVVGEIDIDSHDLAAFSPRDKEFLEECAAIVGSFMKRTQALSSGAK, from the coding sequence ATGTCCGAGAATACCTTCGCTCAGATTCTTTCCGAAGTGAACACGTGTGCGAAGTCCGCAAACGATCTTGCGTCTTTGCAGAACTTCATCGTTGAGATCATTCCGCAGCGCCTGTCTTATTACAACTGGACGGGCTTCTATATGCTCGATCCCGACGATCCAGAGACGCTGGTCCTGGGACCGTTTCGTGGAGCGCCAACTGAGCATGTGCGTATTCCCGTGAATCAAGGAATCTGTGGAGCTGCTGTGGCGCAAAACGATACGGTTATCGTGGACGATGTCAACTCAGATCCACGCTATCTCGCCTGCTCGCTGGAGACCAGATCCGAGATCGTCGTTCCCATTCGAGTCAATGATGCTGTGGTCGGTGAAATTGACATCGACAGTCACGACCTCGCTGCCTTCTCACCGCGAGACAAGGAGTTCCTCGAAGAGTGCGCGGCTATCGTGGGCAGCTTTATGAAACGCACTCAAGCTCTATCTTCGGGTGCAAAGTAG
- the msrB gene encoding peptide-methionine (R)-S-oxide reductase MsrB — protein sequence MIQKRDGSMSRRVFLVAGGGAVTALALKLRYGINSVEAMAGSPKAVNIVEFSDSGQRKETVSVPVIVKTNAEWKQQLSSDAYGITRRAGTERPYSGQYWNLHDKGLYRCICCDTALFSSDTKFESDTGWPSFWQPIAKENVRESIDMSLGMGRIAVSCKRCDAHIGHVFDDGPKPTGLRYCMNSVALKFVKFT from the coding sequence ATGATTCAGAAGCGAGATGGCAGCATGAGTCGGAGAGTGTTCCTTGTCGCCGGAGGTGGTGCTGTGACTGCGCTTGCCTTAAAACTGCGATATGGAATCAACTCTGTCGAAGCGATGGCTGGAAGCCCTAAAGCAGTCAATATCGTTGAGTTCTCCGACTCAGGGCAGCGGAAAGAGACGGTCAGTGTTCCGGTGATTGTCAAGACCAATGCCGAATGGAAACAGCAGCTATCGTCTGACGCATACGGAATCACGCGGCGGGCGGGCACCGAACGGCCTTACTCCGGTCAGTATTGGAATCTCCACGACAAAGGGCTCTATCGCTGCATCTGCTGCGATACCGCGCTTTTCAGCTCCGATACAAAATTTGAATCGGATACGGGCTGGCCCAGCTTTTGGCAGCCCATCGCCAAAGAAAATGTTCGTGAAAGTATCGACATGTCCCTGGGAATGGGGCGCATCGCGGTTTCGTGCAAACGCTGCGACGCCCATATCGGACATGTCTTCGATGATGGACCAAAGCCGACGGGCCTGCGTTATTGCATGAATTCAGTGGCACTTAAGTTTGTGAAGTTTACCTAG
- a CDS encoding thioredoxin family protein, with the protein MNLSIVAAIATVLSFTVASSPLAQAQEPLSIVGSSPLYGLTGATGWINSTPLTAKQLKGKVVLVDFWDYSCINCIRAIPYVRAWAEKYKDSGLVVIGVHTPEFDIEKQMPNVQKAVNKFGITYPVPLDNNYAIWSAFHNQYWPAHYFIDAKGKVRYEHFGEGEYEQSERWIQELLKEAGAKPMSASTVSVHGQGVQAVADMSDVRSPETYIGYDRAEHFASPGGIKRDAEQLYSEPNRPKLNEWGLAGKWTDHQQVAVLGSAGGKIAFRFHARDLHLVLGPTADGRPVHFRVTIDGQAPGANHGVDTDAEGNGVVTEHRLYQLVREKGTITDHTFVIEFQEPGVQAFSFTFG; encoded by the coding sequence ATGAACCTGTCTATCGTGGCTGCAATTGCGACCGTCCTGAGCTTTACGGTTGCCAGCTCCCCCTTGGCGCAGGCACAGGAGCCGCTAAGCATCGTTGGAAGCTCTCCGTTATACGGACTGACCGGCGCGACCGGCTGGATCAATTCCACGCCTTTGACGGCAAAGCAGCTCAAGGGGAAGGTCGTCCTCGTCGACTTCTGGGACTATTCCTGCATCAACTGTATCCGCGCCATTCCGTATGTTCGTGCCTGGGCGGAGAAGTATAAAGACAGCGGCCTCGTCGTGATCGGCGTCCATACGCCGGAGTTTGACATCGAGAAACAGATGCCAAACGTCCAGAAGGCAGTCAATAAGTTTGGAATCACGTATCCCGTTCCCCTCGACAACAACTATGCGATCTGGAGCGCGTTCCACAATCAATACTGGCCCGCCCATTATTTTATCGACGCTAAAGGAAAGGTGCGCTACGAGCACTTCGGCGAGGGCGAATACGAGCAATCGGAGCGTTGGATACAGGAGCTGCTGAAAGAGGCCGGCGCGAAGCCGATGTCGGCCAGCACTGTTAGCGTTCATGGGCAAGGGGTTCAGGCGGTTGCCGACATGAGCGATGTGCGCTCTCCTGAGACCTATATTGGCTATGACCGTGCCGAACATTTTGCGTCGCCGGGCGGCATCAAGCGAGATGCCGAGCAGCTTTATTCTGAGCCGAATCGTCCTAAATTAAACGAGTGGGGACTTGCAGGCAAATGGACCGATCACCAGCAGGTCGCTGTGCTCGGATCTGCGGGGGGAAAGATCGCCTTTCGTTTCCACGCCCGCGACCTGCATCTTGTACTTGGTCCGACAGCCGATGGAAGACCAGTTCACTTTCGAGTGACCATCGACGGGCAGGCTCCAGGAGCGAATCATGGAGTAGACACGGACGCGGAGGGCAACGGCGTCGTGACAGAACACCGCCTATATCAGTTGGTCAGAGAGAAGGGTACGATTACAGACCACACCTTCGTGATCGAGTTTCAGGAACCGGGCGTGCAGGCTTTCTCCTTCACCTTCGGATGA
- a CDS encoding M24 family metallopeptidase gives MPDEIGSLDISEEKKVTELRIAQNKAERLFHEVETRGLVRDGITESQLNQEIYDLAKEMYGISTYWHKRIVRAGANTLLPYADNPPDHTLGADEILFLDLGPVFEEYEADFGRTFVIGSDSVKLKMRDDVAKAFADGKHYFKENPDITADQLYAYAVSLAAKYGWEFGGPIAGHLIGQFPHERITEDKITLYIHPKSSLPMRSTDEKGQMRHWILEIHFVDRARQIGGFFEELLTVG, from the coding sequence GTGCCAGACGAGATCGGTTCATTAGACATATCGGAAGAGAAAAAGGTTACAGAACTCCGCATTGCCCAGAACAAGGCGGAACGGCTCTTTCATGAGGTAGAAACGCGAGGGCTGGTCCGTGACGGTATCACTGAGAGCCAGCTCAACCAGGAGATCTATGACCTGGCGAAGGAGATGTACGGGATCTCAACGTACTGGCACAAGCGAATCGTTCGCGCGGGAGCCAATACACTGCTGCCTTACGCTGACAATCCGCCAGACCATACGCTTGGTGCAGATGAGATTCTTTTCCTCGATCTCGGTCCGGTGTTTGAAGAGTATGAAGCAGATTTCGGGCGCACCTTCGTTATCGGATCAGATTCTGTGAAGCTCAAGATGCGTGATGATGTGGCAAAAGCATTCGCCGATGGGAAACACTACTTCAAAGAGAATCCAGATATTACCGCAGATCAACTTTATGCCTATGCCGTTTCTCTTGCGGCGAAGTACGGCTGGGAGTTTGGCGGACCGATCGCGGGGCATCTGATCGGTCAGTTTCCGCATGAGAGGATCACTGAGGATAAGATAACTCTCTATATTCATCCGAAGAGCAGCCTGCCTATGCGCTCAACGGATGAGAAGGGCCAGATGCGCCATTGGATTTTGGAAATTCATTTCGTCGATAGAGCGCGCCAGATCGGCGGCTTCTTCGAAGAATTACTAACTGTAGGATAA
- a CDS encoding carboxypeptidase regulatory-like domain-containing protein, which yields MASSHAWGQSSMTGLISDPSGAAVANAQVQARNLNTNINRVAQTNAKGYYTISALTPGSYSVQVDARGFSEMTRTGVALGENQDLRLDLAVAIGSQQASVQVNTLAPALQQETTAVSTSLDQEAIQNLPMNGRNITELVALSPAVRAIGSFGSYTQSANTDGRISIAGAPPSFNTFLLDGDANELPTGGGPMVPLSPDATQEIIIITHNAPAEYGRTAGGAVNYISRSGTNQFHGSAWEFAENNVFDANDYFSKNQKKPIPPLQFNQYGGALGGHILPDKLFFFVNYEGSRQTIGSNAFYTVPTDRQRAGDFSETFNSSGSLISIYNPITGSTQAPRMQFQDNVIPQGLLNPIALKILSYYPEPNVTGNPYTNVNNYFANGVQTTTRNAFGVRLDEYLTPTQRLSGRYTWDKATLISPRYFGSNNIADPGYGPTIYPRNSLAFLYTNALTSSLLIEAHAGFNRFGLVRNPISQGFDPGTLGFPSSLAAEMQLLEFPLFAMSTTSSIGSNQADPSTQENNAYTFGGDVTWVKGTHTFKTGAELRDYQWNAIQGSGVLQFNFDANFTKGPSPTAAATNGYDLASFLLGRPASGTLYRHQNYAYSTYYWSLYAQDNWKLTHKLVVDYGLRFDHEAGTTDRHNGISNFDPNLAYSASGLNLTGGLEFVGVNGVGRGNRDATWDNFAPRIGVAYSFTPKTVFRTGFGLFFLPTTGGYVRLGSTGFTSQTSYVASIDGNQPSGTLSNPFPQGIVPLTGASLGPLTGLGSSITANVRNLTTGSAQQWSANLQQQVGDWAIEFGYIGTHGLHLPADFAFHHLPQGDLGQGTALQQLVDNPYAGIITNGSLSAAQVQRGQLEMSYPQFTGVTAMTNWAGSNYQAATATVRRQWVNQFYLLASYTFSKLLDNNLGNGENIYADTGSNTVQNWDDLGAEKAVSTSNLPQHLVVSGNYILPFGKTGSHIYKELIGGWQLNGILTAESGNVISVTANAPAYGGSRPNIVGNPTLSHPTVTNWLNKAAFANIPAFTYGNAPRNLPSTRSQAYVNLDAALAKEILLHDQMALNLRVEAFNLFNSTTFGIPDSNINDTNFGQITTLRTGTAPRVLQFAVRFHF from the coding sequence ATGGCCAGTTCCCACGCGTGGGGGCAGAGCAGCATGACCGGCCTCATCTCCGACCCGAGCGGAGCTGCCGTTGCCAACGCGCAGGTGCAGGCGCGAAACCTGAATACGAATATCAATCGGGTCGCCCAGACCAACGCCAAGGGGTACTATACGATCTCGGCGCTTACCCCCGGCAGCTATTCCGTTCAGGTCGACGCCAGGGGCTTCTCCGAGATGACCCGAACCGGCGTCGCTCTCGGCGAGAACCAGGATCTCCGCCTGGACCTGGCTGTCGCCATTGGCTCGCAACAAGCCTCCGTGCAGGTCAACACACTGGCCCCGGCTCTGCAGCAGGAGACGACCGCGGTCAGCACCTCGCTTGATCAGGAGGCTATTCAGAATCTTCCGATGAACGGCCGTAATATCACCGAGCTGGTAGCTCTGTCCCCAGCGGTGCGGGCCATCGGCTCTTTCGGCAGCTATACGCAGTCGGCCAATACCGATGGCCGGATCTCCATCGCCGGCGCGCCTCCATCCTTCAACACATTCCTTCTCGATGGAGATGCAAACGAGCTTCCCACTGGCGGTGGCCCGATGGTGCCTCTGTCACCGGATGCGACTCAGGAGATCATCATCATCACCCACAACGCACCGGCGGAGTACGGACGCACCGCCGGTGGAGCGGTGAACTACATCTCGCGCAGCGGGACTAACCAGTTCCACGGCTCCGCCTGGGAGTTCGCCGAGAACAATGTCTTCGATGCAAACGATTACTTCAGCAAAAACCAGAAAAAGCCGATTCCTCCTCTGCAGTTCAATCAGTATGGCGGAGCCTTGGGCGGCCACATCCTTCCTGACAAGTTGTTCTTCTTCGTCAACTACGAGGGCTCGCGCCAGACGATCGGATCGAACGCTTTCTACACCGTCCCCACCGATCGCCAGAGGGCCGGAGACTTCTCCGAGACCTTCAACTCATCCGGCAGCCTCATTTCGATCTACAACCCCATCACCGGCTCCACCCAGGCTCCTCGTATGCAGTTCCAGGACAACGTCATCCCGCAGGGGCTTCTGAACCCGATTGCGCTCAAGATTCTCTCTTACTATCCCGAGCCGAACGTTACCGGGAACCCGTATACCAACGTGAACAACTACTTTGCCAATGGGGTTCAGACAACCACGCGCAATGCATTCGGGGTTCGCCTGGACGAATATCTAACGCCTACACAAAGGCTTTCGGGACGCTACACCTGGGATAAGGCAACTCTGATCTCGCCGCGATACTTCGGCAGCAACAACATCGCCGACCCTGGTTATGGCCCAACGATCTACCCCAGAAACAGTCTGGCGTTTCTCTACACCAACGCCCTCACCTCAAGCCTGTTGATCGAGGCTCACGCCGGGTTCAACCGCTTCGGACTGGTTCGCAACCCGATCAGCCAGGGCTTCGATCCCGGCACACTGGGGTTCCCGTCCTCGCTGGCCGCGGAGATGCAGTTGCTCGAGTTTCCTCTCTTTGCCATGTCGACCACCTCATCCATCGGCAGCAACCAGGCAGACCCATCGACGCAGGAGAACAACGCTTACACCTTCGGCGGCGACGTTACCTGGGTCAAAGGCACTCATACCTTCAAGACCGGCGCTGAGCTGCGCGACTACCAGTGGAACGCAATCCAAGGCAGCGGCGTATTGCAGTTCAACTTCGATGCCAACTTCACCAAAGGCCCAAGCCCCACCGCAGCCGCTACCAATGGATACGACCTGGCGTCGTTCCTGCTCGGACGTCCAGCCAGCGGCACTCTTTATCGCCATCAGAACTACGCCTACTCCACCTATTACTGGTCTCTCTACGCGCAGGATAACTGGAAGCTGACCCACAAACTCGTCGTGGACTACGGGCTGCGCTTCGACCACGAAGCCGGGACGACAGACCGTCACAACGGCATCAGCAACTTCGATCCGAACCTTGCCTACAGCGCCAGCGGTTTGAATCTTACCGGAGGACTCGAGTTTGTCGGAGTCAATGGAGTCGGCCGCGGCAACCGCGATGCAACGTGGGACAACTTCGCCCCCCGCATAGGAGTTGCCTATAGCTTTACTCCGAAGACCGTCTTCCGTACCGGCTTCGGTCTCTTCTTTCTACCGACGACGGGCGGCTATGTTCGGCTCGGATCGACTGGCTTTACCAGTCAGACCTCTTACGTCGCTTCGATCGATGGCAACCAGCCCAGCGGTACGCTAAGCAATCCCTTTCCGCAGGGAATCGTTCCTCTCACGGGGGCCTCCCTCGGCCCGCTGACGGGGCTTGGCTCAAGCATCACTGCTAATGTCCGCAACCTCACTACCGGCAGTGCGCAGCAGTGGAGCGCCAACCTGCAGCAGCAGGTCGGAGACTGGGCTATCGAGTTCGGCTACATCGGAACACACGGGCTCCATCTCCCCGCGGACTTCGCTTTCCATCATCTGCCCCAGGGCGATCTCGGTCAGGGCACTGCCCTACAGCAACTTGTCGATAATCCCTACGCTGGTATCATCACCAATGGCTCGCTCTCTGCTGCCCAGGTGCAGCGCGGACAGCTCGAGATGAGCTACCCGCAGTTCACCGGAGTCACCGCGATGACGAACTGGGCGGGATCTAACTATCAGGCTGCTACGGCCACGGTGCGGCGTCAGTGGGTCAATCAGTTCTACCTGCTCGCCTCCTATACATTCTCCAAGCTGCTGGATAACAACCTTGGCAACGGAGAAAACATCTATGCCGACACCGGCAGCAACACCGTCCAGAACTGGGATGACCTTGGTGCCGAGAAGGCTGTGTCAACCTCGAACCTGCCACAACACCTGGTCGTCTCAGGCAATTACATCCTGCCTTTCGGCAAGACCGGCAGCCACATTTATAAAGAACTGATCGGTGGATGGCAGCTCAACGGCATCCTCACTGCGGAGAGTGGCAACGTCATCAGCGTGACCGCGAACGCTCCTGCATACGGAGGCTCGCGGCCGAACATCGTGGGCAATCCAACACTCTCGCACCCCACCGTTACCAACTGGCTGAACAAGGCCGCGTTCGCCAACATCCCGGCGTTCACCTACGGCAACGCGCCGCGGAACCTTCCCTCCACGCGTTCGCAGGCATATGTCAATCTTGACGCGGCGCTCGCCAAGGAGATACTGCTTCACGACCAGATGGCCCTCAACCTTCGGGTGGAAGCTTTCAACCTGTTCAACAGCACTACCTTTGGCATCCCCGACAGCAACATCAACGATACGAATTTCGGTCAGATCACGACCTTGCGTACCGGTACTGCGCCTAGGGTGCTCCAGTTTGCTGTGAGATTCCACTTCTAA